CCAATTCAATTAATGATTGCAACACATCCTTGGGTGAAGACGCGATTCATCGCGTCTCTACAGCATTTTCAAATTGGTATTATTTTACAATTCTACTTTTAATAAAATATAAAAAATTATTTCAACTCTTGTCATTAAGCGTCTTAGCTGCTTTAAAGCGCGATGAATTACGTTATTAAACTCATATATATAAATTAATTTATTAAATCAATTTATTTTCCAATTATTTTTAACTAAATGTAAAGATAGATGTAGTTTTTTGTCTTTTTGAGTTCATACTTAAGATATTGATGAAACCTACTATAGAGGGATGAAATAAGGAAAGTTTCTGTTAACGAGAACGTCAATTTTTGCTGTTGAAGCTGTATCTAAGTTTTAACAGAGAAGGAAAGGCACAAAGTACTTTTAAACCCTACAACTGGTATTCATCCTAACTAGAGCCAATTCCTGAAAATAGGTTTTATTACTCATGCTCAATCTGTCGGTTTCCGATTTTCAACACAATCAACAACTGCTTGACGCTACTGGCTGGAACGTTATTGAAACGGAGTTTGACCCCACGCAGCTACACCATAAAGAAACCGTCTTCACACTTGGCAACGGTTTCTTAGGAACGCGGGGTAGTTTCGAGGAAGGGTATCCTCAAGATTTTTCAGCAACATTGATTCACGGCGTATACGATGACGTCCAAATTGCTCATACTGAACTAGTCAACTGCCCTAGCTGGCTGCCATTGGTGGTAAAAGTGGCAGGGGAAAGCTTTAGCATGGATAGTGGTGAAATTCTCAACTACGAGCGTCGGCTTGACCTACGTTTGGGTTTAGTTAGCCGTGATGTGCGGTGGCGTAGCCATAATGGTCATACCTTAGACTTCCACTTCGAGCGTTTCACTAGTTTGGCAGATCAACACGTTTTGGCAATCCGTTGTCAAATCACATCCTTAGATTTTGAGGGTGATGTTACTGTCGAAGTTGGGTTTGATGCCAAACCAGATACCCAAGGCACACAACACTGGCAAACCCTAAGTCAAGGTGGAGCAGATCATATTCTCTGGCTACACAGCCAGACTCTCCACTCAGAGATTCAACTGGGGATGGCAGCTAAGTTAGTGGTAGAAGGTGATGATACTGCACCAATCCGCGTTGAAAATCCTTCTCATTCTCCAACCTTGGCAAGCACTTTTGAGTTCGTCCCCGGAAAAACGGTGACTGTAGAAAAGATTGTCACTGTGTTTACTTCACGAGAAACAGAAAATCCGATCGCAGCAGCACTAGAAAGATTAGCTGATGAACCCAGGTACACAACTCTGCTAGCAGCTCACATCGCTGCCTGGGATCAGGTGTGGCAAGACAGTGACATTATTATAGAAGGCGATCGCCTTTCGCAATTGAGCGTTCGTTACAATCTCTTTCAACTATTGGCAGTAGCACCACGTCAAGACGACAGAGTGAGCATTCCTCCCAAAACGCTGTCTGGCTTTGCCTACAGCGGACATATCTTTTGGGACACAGAAATTTTCATCCTTCCTTTTTTAACCTTAACTCAACCAGCCCTGGCGCGTAATTTGCTCACATACCGCTATCACACCTTACCAGGAGCGCGACGCAAAGCCCAAGAAGCGGGTTATCAAGGCGCAATGTTTGCTTGGGAAAGTGCCACTACTGGCGATGAAGTCACTCCCCGGTGGGTTCCAGGTGCTAACGGTGAATTAGTGCGGATTTGGTGCGGTGACATTGAAGTGCATATCACCGCTGACGTAGCTTATGCAGTCTGGCATTACTGGCAAACTACCGACGATGATGACTGGATGCGGGATTATGGTGCAGAAATTATCCTCGATACCGCTGTTTTCTGGGAAAGTCGGGTGCAGTGGAACCAAGAACGCCACAGTTATGACATTTTAGATGTGATTGGCCCAGATGAAAATCACGATCGCGTCGATAATAATGCCTTCACCAATCTGATGGTACAGTGGCACTTACAATCAGCTTTAGCGTTGTGGGACTGGTTTAAACAAGCTTATCCCGAAATTTCAGCAGATTTGGTGCAAAAACTCAACTTAACTACAGAACGTCTGCATCGTTGGACAGAAATTCAAGAACGTCTATTTATCAATGAAGATGTTGAAACAGGTTTAATTGAGCAGTTTGAGAGCTTTTACCAGCTAGAACACGTCAACCTTGCCGATTATGAACCACGCACTCAATCTCTACAAGGATTGCTGGGAATTGAAGCCACTAGCCAAAAGCAAATTCTCAAGCAGCCGGATGTGTTGATGCTTTTGTATTTGCTACGCGATCGCTACGATTATAAAACCATCGCTACCAACTGGGACTATTACACTCAGCGTACCGACCATAGTTATGGTTCCTCACTCGGCCCAGCAATTCACGCCATCTTAGCTTGTGACCTGAATCAGCCAAGTCTAGCCTACACGCATTTTATGCGAGCAGCCTTAGTAGACTTAGAAGATGTCAGGCTCAATGCAGGTGAAGGAATTCACGCCGCCAGTGCTGGAGGTGTTTGGCAAGCTGTAGTTTTTGGCTTTGGTGGTATCCGCATGACACAATTTGGCCCCATTGCTTGTGCAAATCTGCCTTCAGGCTGGACACGCTTGAAATTTCGGCTTAAATGGCGCAACGAGTGGTTTGACTTCGACTTGGGAGCAGAATCAGAAGTAAAAGTTCCCAGTTTGGCAGATACCTACTCAACAATTAAAGGCGTAATCTTTGATTTAGACGGTGTTTTAACTGATACCTCAGAGTTTCACTATTTAGGCTGGAAGCGGCTAGCAGAAGAAGAGGGCATCCCTTTTAATAGGGAAGCAAACGAAGCGATGCGAGGATTGCCACGGCGGGAATCACTATTGCAAATTTTAGGCGATCGCACCGTCACTGAAGAGCAAATTCAAGAGATGATGGAGCGAAAAAATCGCTACTACCTGGAACTGATGCAGCAGATTACTAGCGCTGATTTACTTCCTGGAGTGACAAATTTGTTAGAAGAACTACGAGCCGCTGGGATTAAAGTAGCATTGGGTTCATCCAGTAAAAATGCCCAGTCTGTAATTGAACGATTGGGCATTGAGGATAAATTAGATGCAATAGCCGATGGCTACAGTGTTTCTCAATCAAAACCAGCACCAGACGTCTTTCTGTTTGCTGCCCAACAACTTGGCTTGTCACCGTCACACTGTATCGTAGTGGAAGATGCAACAGCAGGTATCGAAGCTGCTCATGCTGCTGGTATGCAGGTTGTCGGGCTAGGCCCAGTTGCGCGAGTGGGTAGGGCTAATGTGGTTTTATCTAGTCTAGAAGGTGTGTCTTGGCAAGACTTGCACCAGCAGTTAGCTAACAGCGAGAAAATAGGCGCACTCGTAGAAGCGAGAGTGTAACACCCATTCACCTTTGGTAGAGACGCGCTGTTTAAAGCGTCTCTACAATGATTTGTCACATTCTTTTTTCAAATTGGGATTTCGAGATAGCGATCGCTTAAACAATTTCTACCATGCGATCGCTCTCCTTATTAACTTAGCCTAAGAGTTAATTACCATTAGAATCGTAGATTGGCCCAACAGATGAGTGACTTGAAAACGTTGAATTTCTTTCCTCAA
This region of Nostoc sp. UHCC 0302 genomic DNA includes:
- the pgmB gene encoding beta-phosphoglucomutase, producing MLNLSVSDFQHNQQLLDATGWNVIETEFDPTQLHHKETVFTLGNGFLGTRGSFEEGYPQDFSATLIHGVYDDVQIAHTELVNCPSWLPLVVKVAGESFSMDSGEILNYERRLDLRLGLVSRDVRWRSHNGHTLDFHFERFTSLADQHVLAIRCQITSLDFEGDVTVEVGFDAKPDTQGTQHWQTLSQGGADHILWLHSQTLHSEIQLGMAAKLVVEGDDTAPIRVENPSHSPTLASTFEFVPGKTVTVEKIVTVFTSRETENPIAAALERLADEPRYTTLLAAHIAAWDQVWQDSDIIIEGDRLSQLSVRYNLFQLLAVAPRQDDRVSIPPKTLSGFAYSGHIFWDTEIFILPFLTLTQPALARNLLTYRYHTLPGARRKAQEAGYQGAMFAWESATTGDEVTPRWVPGANGELVRIWCGDIEVHITADVAYAVWHYWQTTDDDDWMRDYGAEIILDTAVFWESRVQWNQERHSYDILDVIGPDENHDRVDNNAFTNLMVQWHLQSALALWDWFKQAYPEISADLVQKLNLTTERLHRWTEIQERLFINEDVETGLIEQFESFYQLEHVNLADYEPRTQSLQGLLGIEATSQKQILKQPDVLMLLYLLRDRYDYKTIATNWDYYTQRTDHSYGSSLGPAIHAILACDLNQPSLAYTHFMRAALVDLEDVRLNAGEGIHAASAGGVWQAVVFGFGGIRMTQFGPIACANLPSGWTRLKFRLKWRNEWFDFDLGAESEVKVPSLADTYSTIKGVIFDLDGVLTDTSEFHYLGWKRLAEEEGIPFNREANEAMRGLPRRESLLQILGDRTVTEEQIQEMMERKNRYYLELMQQITSADLLPGVTNLLEELRAAGIKVALGSSSKNAQSVIERLGIEDKLDAIADGYSVSQSKPAPDVFLFAAQQLGLSPSHCIVVEDATAGIEAAHAAGMQVVGLGPVARVGRANVVLSSLEGVSWQDLHQQLANSEKIGALVEARV